From the genome of Scytonema hofmannii PCC 7110, one region includes:
- a CDS encoding carbamoyltransferase yields the protein MACYTLGLSAYYHDSAAALLLDGELIAAAQEERFSRVKQDSRFPVNAIKFCLREAGIDLDSIDTIFYYENPYKKLSRITSTYFNFGLKGYRSFVSEMPAWLMKKAHVKRTLNLELASHFPGIQKLPKIEYIDHHKSHASSAFFASPYEEAAVLCLDGVGEWATTSAWFGNGNKLSLVWEIHFPHSLGLLYSAFTYFCGFKVDSGEYKLMGLAPYGKPSYYQQIVDNLIDVKPDGSFWLNMDYFDYATGNCMIGDQFDELFGGPRREPESTITQREFDLAASVQCVLEDVVILLAKSLRRQIGVNNLCLAGGVALNCVANGKLLKANIFDSIWVQPASGDSGGALGAAFAGWQSRTKTNRVQLGEDRMKGSLLGSSYDDAEIETQLRQHGAVYTKLKDEELCGIVADLLVQGSVIGWFQGRMEFGPRALGARSIIGDSRSPRMQSVMNLKIKNRESFRPFAPAVLEEYAHEWFDLDRPSPYMLFVVNVHDNHRIVPPENEKQLSGIDKLKCVRSTIPAVTHVDYSARVQTVNRTSNPRFYNLIHEFYLRTNCPVLVNTSFNVRGEPIVESPSNAYACFMRTQMDYLVIGRYLLCKSNQPAWSETKDWRTEFVLD from the coding sequence ATGGCTTGTTACACATTAGGTTTATCTGCCTACTATCATGATAGTGCAGCAGCATTATTGTTAGATGGTGAGTTAATTGCTGCTGCCCAAGAAGAGCGCTTCAGCAGAGTAAAACAGGACAGTCGATTTCCAGTTAACGCCATAAAGTTTTGCCTACGTGAAGCAGGTATAGACTTAGACAGCATCGATACCATTTTTTACTACGAAAATCCATACAAGAAGTTAAGCCGAATTACTTCAACTTATTTCAATTTTGGCTTAAAGGGTTATAGATCGTTCGTATCAGAAATGCCTGCATGGTTAATGAAGAAGGCTCACGTAAAGCGCACTCTCAACCTTGAATTGGCATCTCATTTCCCAGGAATACAGAAGTTACCGAAGATTGAATATATAGATCATCACAAATCTCACGCATCCTCAGCGTTTTTCGCCAGCCCTTACGAAGAAGCAGCTGTACTTTGTCTTGACGGAGTAGGCGAATGGGCAACTACATCAGCATGGTTTGGTAACGGAAATAAACTTTCTTTAGTATGGGAAATTCATTTTCCACACTCTCTCGGTTTGCTTTATTCGGCGTTTACCTATTTTTGTGGCTTTAAAGTTGACTCTGGAGAGTACAAGCTTATGGGGCTAGCACCCTATGGCAAACCTTCTTACTACCAGCAAATCGTGGATAATCTCATAGACGTAAAACCCGATGGTAGCTTCTGGTTGAATATGGATTACTTTGACTATGCAACAGGAAACTGCATGATCGGCGATCAATTTGACGAGTTATTCGGTGGGCCTAGGCGCGAGCCGGAAAGCACGATTACCCAGAGGGAGTTCGATCTTGCAGCTTCTGTTCAGTGTGTTCTTGAGGATGTGGTTATTCTATTAGCAAAATCCTTACGGCGGCAGATTGGCGTTAATAATCTCTGCCTTGCAGGTGGCGTGGCGTTAAACTGCGTTGCTAATGGGAAGCTATTAAAAGCTAACATCTTCGATTCAATATGGGTTCAACCAGCGTCTGGGGATAGTGGTGGCGCATTGGGCGCAGCCTTTGCGGGCTGGCAAAGCAGAACGAAGACAAACAGAGTTCAGCTTGGTGAAGATCGCATGAAAGGCTCTTTATTAGGTTCTTCATATGATGATGCCGAAATTGAAACGCAACTTCGTCAACATGGCGCTGTATATACCAAGTTGAAAGATGAAGAACTGTGCGGTATTGTAGCAGATCTCCTGGTTCAAGGGAGCGTAATAGGATGGTTTCAGGGCAGGATGGAATTTGGACCTCGCGCACTAGGCGCACGCTCAATCATTGGTGATTCAAGGAGCCCAAGGATGCAGAGTGTGATGAACCTTAAGATAAAAAATCGAGAATCTTTTCGTCCATTTGCGCCAGCTGTATTAGAAGAATATGCCCATGAGTGGTTTGATTTGGATCGACCAAGCCCATATATGTTATTTGTTGTTAACGTTCACGACAATCATAGAATTGTGCCACCCGAGAACGAAAAACAACTCTCAGGTATAGACAAACTCAAATGCGTGAGGTCTACAATACCAGCTGTCACACATGTTGATTATTCTGCACGCGTGCAGACTGTAAACCGGACTTCTAATCCACGTTTCTACAATCTGATACACGAATTCTATTTACGCACAAACTGTCCTGTCCTCGTAAATACTTCGTTCAACGTAAGGGGTGAGCCTATTGTTGAAAGCCCCAGCAATGCATATGCTTGCTTCATGCGAACTCAAATGGACTATTTGGTGATTGGCAGATATTTGTTGTGTAAGAGCAATCAACCTGCTTGGAGTGAAACAAAAGATTGGCGAACAGAATTCGTATTGGATTAG
- a CDS encoding SGNH/GDSL hydrolase family protein yields the protein MERKKLSHEEAVREVYRLTPQIREYDEFMYLGVRWLPYTMFFHHKNYQSEVISTDSFGFRNSTFGGAKISVANMPTDRPVNLLVGGSTTLGTGATSDANTISSRLAEYTQEPWLNFSGRGYNATQEIILFLMHQHRFQHINNVVVFSGINTLTLEGLPDNLTSDHGRYYYSFEYNHYMDKYNDDLKQRIKTYASDLDNRNKNPLRQLKSYISSLVNQENIADKIITDDSTNTQERVQRAAFAVSNALYQWQQVIAPFNARLIFILQPMSYWTRDYLTPNEEEIFHAIDSCPNNFWRLFKNILSKEIHEIFVDAIRTSCVSREIQFEDMNLLLRDSQKISDYLFVDRVHFNDEGYDEVANIIHKKVLQQPDYVIEN from the coding sequence ATGGAACGAAAAAAATTATCCCACGAAGAAGCCGTTCGAGAAGTGTATCGCCTCACGCCACAAATTAGAGAATATGACGAGTTCATGTACCTTGGGGTAAGGTGGCTTCCTTATACAATGTTCTTTCACCACAAAAATTATCAATCTGAAGTCATTAGTACCGATTCCTTTGGCTTCCGGAACAGTACATTTGGGGGTGCAAAAATTAGTGTTGCTAACATGCCAACAGATCGTCCTGTCAACCTTTTGGTAGGAGGCTCTACAACCTTAGGCACGGGAGCAACGTCTGATGCTAATACTATATCCTCACGTTTAGCGGAGTACACTCAAGAGCCTTGGCTAAATTTTAGCGGACGGGGATATAATGCGACTCAAGAAATAATTTTGTTTCTTATGCATCAACACAGATTTCAACACATAAATAATGTAGTTGTATTCAGTGGTATAAACACCCTTACCCTTGAAGGCTTACCTGATAACCTCACCAGCGATCATGGGCGTTATTATTATTCCTTTGAGTATAATCACTACATGGATAAGTACAATGATGACTTGAAGCAACGCATAAAAACCTATGCCTCCGACCTTGATAATAGGAACAAAAACCCGTTGAGGCAATTGAAAAGTTATATCAGCAGCCTTGTGAACCAAGAAAATATCGCTGATAAAATCATTACGGATGATAGTACTAATACTCAGGAACGAGTTCAACGTGCAGCATTTGCAGTGTCAAATGCTCTGTATCAATGGCAACAAGTTATCGCACCATTTAATGCAAGGCTTATCTTCATTTTACAGCCGATGTCTTATTGGACAAGGGATTATCTTACTCCAAATGAAGAGGAGATATTCCATGCTATTGATAGTTGCCCAAATAACTTCTGGCGATTGTTTAAAAACATCCTGAGTAAGGAAATTCATGAAATATTTGTAGATGCAATACGCACTAGTTGCGTGTCTCGCGAAATTCAATTTGAAGACATGAATTTGCTTTTGAGGGATTCCCAGAAAATTAGTGATTACTTGTTTGTTGATAGAGTACATTTTAATGACGAAGGATACGATGAAGTCGCAAACATAATCCACAAAAAAGTGTTGCAGCAACCAGATTACGTAATAGAAAATTAA
- a CDS encoding carbamoyltransferase C-terminal domain-containing protein, whose protein sequence is MKIFSMKPGHDGAIAFLDTDSKRLEWSYEPEKDSFPRYDSLNPNLLMETAAIAPDIPDVLAISGWSKNGFDESAPIGAGYYGIDSNTVQTGALKFFGTEVQYFSNSHERSHIWCAYGLSPFEQGQPCYILIWEGALGDFYEIDEKLNISHVGTVMKTPGNKYAFLYALADPTFNLPKGKLRFEDPGKLMALCAYGESGILTPDEKEITEFLLNRDSILLSLSKEDVKWSPYYNIGLETPEFTQLAKRFSNSLFDRFYSYAKEHLTKGYPLLVVGGCGLNCDWNTMWKNTGLFSDVFVPPCTNDTGSAIGTAIDAMREFTGNAKVEWSVYCGQEFVEDTVAMPDVKVQTLDLTEVAKFINAGNIVAWTQGKCEIGPRALGNRSILASPFSIDTKNRLNRIKRREGFRPIAPICLEEDVSVHFDWQGSSPYMLYFQKVINTDLQAITHVDNTARVQTVNQQQNPIMHKLLQNVKEISGVGVLCNTSLNFNGTGFINRTSDLYNYCKLTGIDGFVYGNTFCIFWC, encoded by the coding sequence ATGAAGATATTTTCAATGAAACCCGGACACGACGGGGCGATCGCTTTTCTTGACACCGATTCTAAGAGGTTGGAGTGGTCTTACGAACCAGAGAAAGACAGTTTCCCTCGTTACGACTCCTTAAATCCAAATCTATTAATGGAAACCGCAGCAATTGCACCGGATATTCCCGATGTTCTAGCAATAAGTGGTTGGAGCAAGAACGGCTTTGATGAAAGTGCCCCGATTGGTGCCGGATACTATGGGATCGACAGCAATACCGTTCAAACAGGAGCGCTCAAATTCTTCGGGACGGAAGTTCAGTACTTTAGTAACAGCCATGAGCGCTCGCATATCTGGTGTGCCTATGGACTATCACCTTTTGAGCAAGGTCAGCCCTGTTATATCTTGATATGGGAAGGTGCCCTTGGTGATTTTTATGAAATTGACGAAAAATTGAATATATCTCATGTCGGTACGGTAATGAAAACGCCAGGAAACAAGTATGCTTTCTTATATGCGCTGGCCGATCCAACCTTCAATTTACCGAAGGGAAAGCTTAGATTTGAAGATCCAGGAAAGCTTATGGCCTTGTGTGCCTATGGTGAATCTGGCATTCTGACCCCTGACGAGAAAGAAATTACCGAGTTCTTACTAAATCGAGATAGCATTCTTTTGAGTCTGAGCAAAGAGGATGTAAAGTGGTCTCCCTATTACAATATTGGTCTTGAAACTCCGGAGTTTACCCAACTTGCTAAGCGGTTCTCTAACAGCTTGTTTGATCGCTTCTACTCATATGCAAAGGAACATCTAACAAAAGGTTATCCTTTGTTGGTTGTTGGAGGTTGTGGTCTCAACTGCGACTGGAACACCATGTGGAAAAATACAGGCTTATTCTCGGATGTATTTGTCCCGCCTTGTACCAATGATACAGGGTCGGCTATAGGGACAGCTATTGATGCAATGAGAGAGTTTACCGGTAATGCCAAAGTCGAATGGTCTGTATACTGTGGTCAGGAGTTTGTTGAAGACACTGTTGCCATGCCTGATGTTAAAGTTCAGACACTAGATCTGACTGAGGTTGCCAAATTCATAAACGCTGGAAATATCGTTGCTTGGACGCAGGGTAAGTGTGAAATTGGCCCCAGGGCACTGGGTAACCGTTCGATTCTTGCTTCTCCATTCTCTATAGATACAAAGAATCGTCTTAACCGAATTAAGCGACGCGAAGGATTTAGACCTATTGCGCCAATTTGTTTGGAAGAAGATGTATCTGTACATTTTGACTGGCAGGGTTCTTCGCCTTACATGCTATATTTCCAAAAAGTTATTAATACCGATCTGCAAGCAATTACTCACGTTGATAATACCGCGAGAGTGCAGACCGTTAATCAGCAACAGAATCCAATAATGCATAAGCTTCTTCAGAACGTAAAAGAGATATCTGGCGTTGGTGTCTTATGTAATACATCTTTAAACTTCAATGGCACCGGATTTATCAATCGGACAAGCGACCTCTATAACTACTGTAAGCTAACCGGAATTGATGGATTTGTTTATGGAAACACATTCTGCATTTTCTGGTGTTAG
- a CDS encoding ATP-grasp domain-containing protein, with protein MKKKIVYVYSIGGPPVDYFYPKLAQRGDIYTFIVSAASPYNRKIIERYSQLVEDFSNLTPSEALQCVYQRAVALSPEALFTFAEFILKDVSEIAEKIGVRGVGKNVDLARNKVLMRERWAEFGIPQPKFCAIKNLSDITKTKELTTPFIIKVAYGAGSIAMQKVERHEETEFYIQKIIEVIEMARKTGDHEFSEDSKFPMLIAEEIIKSTTDSWYNEPDYGDFVSVEGLVRDGIYYPLAMTGRLKTVPPFTELGNLAPCILTDDKKAKIVALVTQAINALELENCATHTELKLMANNEVSFLETAARMGGVGIAKELYDVYGFNFVDLFFSILLNEACEIPQFESAKPKCGAASVALIGCNTSGQPWNSNRVFKIDSVDWNTLTHGQGTVEILMSQSISQDSAFPIYDFETGVLNYAGQAYLVCEEQNKLKDTAYLIINNLENSLPLAQKSLLSSDKH; from the coding sequence ATGAAGAAAAAGATAGTTTATGTTTATTCAATAGGTGGTCCTCCAGTTGACTATTTTTATCCAAAATTAGCGCAAAGGGGCGATATTTACACTTTCATTGTTAGCGCTGCTTCTCCATACAATAGAAAGATTATTGAAAGATATAGCCAACTAGTTGAAGATTTTAGCAATCTTACACCAAGTGAAGCTTTACAATGTGTTTACCAAAGAGCGGTTGCACTATCGCCAGAGGCTTTATTCACATTTGCTGAATTCATTTTAAAAGATGTGTCGGAAATAGCTGAAAAGATCGGAGTTAGAGGGGTTGGTAAAAACGTAGATTTGGCTCGTAATAAGGTATTAATGCGTGAGCGATGGGCTGAATTCGGCATACCTCAGCCTAAATTCTGTGCTATCAAAAACCTTTCAGATATTACAAAGACAAAGGAACTTACTACTCCCTTCATTATTAAAGTCGCTTATGGTGCGGGGTCGATCGCTATGCAAAAAGTGGAGCGACATGAAGAAACCGAATTTTACATACAGAAAATAATCGAAGTCATCGAGATGGCGCGAAAAACTGGCGACCATGAATTTTCAGAAGATTCAAAATTCCCAATGTTGATTGCAGAAGAAATCATTAAATCAACAACAGATTCGTGGTATAATGAGCCAGACTACGGAGATTTTGTAAGTGTTGAAGGCTTGGTAAGGGATGGAATTTATTATCCTTTGGCCATGACAGGTAGATTAAAAACTGTACCTCCCTTTACCGAACTTGGAAATTTGGCTCCATGCATATTAACAGATGATAAAAAAGCCAAGATTGTGGCTTTGGTGACACAGGCAATAAATGCACTCGAATTGGAGAATTGTGCCACTCACACAGAGTTGAAGCTAATGGCCAACAATGAAGTTTCGTTCTTGGAAACAGCTGCTAGAATGGGCGGAGTTGGGATTGCCAAGGAACTGTACGATGTCTATGGGTTTAATTTTGTTGATTTGTTCTTTAGCATTCTCCTGAATGAAGCATGCGAAATTCCACAATTTGAATCTGCCAAACCTAAATGCGGTGCTGCGTCGGTTGCATTAATTGGTTGTAACACTAGCGGGCAACCTTGGAACAGTAACCGGGTGTTCAAAATCGATTCCGTGGATTGGAATACATTGACTCATGGTCAGGGAACGGTAGAGATATTAATGTCCCAGTCAATTTCTCAAGATTCAGCATTTCCAATTTATGACTTTGAAACTGGGGTACTTAATTATGCAGGGCAAGCTTACTTGGTTTGTGAAGAGCAAAATAAACTTAAGGATACTGCCTACCTAATAATTAATAACTTGGAAAATAGTTTACCCCTTGCACAAAAATCATTACTCAGCTCAGATAAACATTGA
- a CDS encoding CTP synthase: MGIKIRIALIGNYDATVPAHRAIPIALELAAASVAAEINPVWVPTEEIVNTSRVADFDGLWCVPASPYRSMKGALLAIKYAREQKLPFLGTCGGFQHAIIEYARNVLGWDDADHAETAPDGLRLVISPLACELVETSSLVRFRSGSRIAVAYEREEAVESYRCRFGLNPAFQERLLSGALRVSAYDSSSEVRAVELDNHPFFVATLFQPERIALVHLLPPLVAAFVQAIYQIQTDHKVIGR, encoded by the coding sequence ATGGGAATTAAGATTCGTATTGCGCTTATAGGTAATTACGATGCAACCGTGCCAGCACATCGTGCAATACCTATTGCATTAGAACTTGCCGCAGCCTCCGTGGCAGCGGAGATTAACCCCGTATGGGTGCCAACAGAAGAGATCGTCAATACTTCACGGGTTGCAGACTTTGATGGGCTTTGGTGCGTCCCAGCCAGCCCATATCGAAGCATGAAAGGAGCATTGCTAGCTATCAAATATGCGCGTGAGCAAAAACTTCCATTTCTAGGCACATGCGGCGGGTTTCAGCACGCCATCATAGAGTACGCTAGGAATGTTTTAGGTTGGGACGATGCGGATCATGCCGAAACTGCACCTGACGGGTTACGACTGGTAATTTCGCCGTTAGCATGCGAGCTCGTTGAAACATCCTCTTTAGTACGTTTTCGATCGGGGTCTCGGATTGCTGTTGCTTATGAACGGGAAGAAGCCGTAGAGAGCTACAGGTGCCGTTTTGGACTGAACCCTGCATTTCAAGAGAGACTGCTTTCGGGAGCACTTCGCGTCAGTGCATACGATAGCTCTAGCGAAGTTCGTGCTGTGGAACTAGATAATCACCCGTTCTTTGTAGCAACATTGTTTCAACCAGAGCGTATCGCCCTTGTTCATCTGCTTCCACCACTCGTTGCCGCATTTGTTCAGGCAATTTATCAGATCCAAACTGACCATAAAGTAATTGGAAGATAG
- a CDS encoding MFS transporter, whose protein sequence is MKLQQILQFPKNVKLYLLSCIFFGVGTGIYELVYNLHLLDIGINSDDIGTLYLINFIVMSITSVPSGLLADRYGRRWFLVGGSFLFGITMLLIPWFTNLYILGFLQALNALGGIIMFTTESSTIAGEVSDEKRTQLFSFIYVTYLFWDGVGTLLGGQLPYWLTSKYFSQYQLTLFISGIFCTLIGVIRYFIKFKYESTGGKDKLTNVFPKAPMIKIATLAFLVGGSATLAMRFINIILQSHWGFDTSMMSYLIFIEKIVSFIGAALAPIIANYFSNERAGSYAMLLSVPLLVCAGITNEPMLFMFLYLFRQGLHYCQMPYLDILSVSTVSYQDRSVMSSYREIGFYLGSAVLAKVYGGLLESSNFVAAFILSGVLALLSGLVYLRFSPSKSSVEF, encoded by the coding sequence ATGAAATTACAACAAATATTACAATTTCCTAAAAATGTAAAACTTTATTTACTGAGTTGTATATTTTTTGGAGTAGGTACTGGTATTTATGAACTGGTTTATAACTTGCATTTACTGGATATAGGAATAAACTCAGATGATATAGGAACTTTATACTTAATAAATTTTATCGTAATGAGTATAACTTCTGTTCCTTCAGGGCTGCTTGCGGATCGTTATGGTCGTCGTTGGTTTTTAGTTGGAGGTTCTTTTCTTTTTGGTATAACAATGCTTTTAATTCCATGGTTTACTAATTTGTACATCTTAGGATTCCTACAAGCATTAAATGCCTTGGGAGGGATAATAATGTTCACAACAGAATCATCAACCATTGCAGGTGAGGTTTCAGACGAAAAAAGAACACAATTATTCAGTTTTATATACGTCACCTATTTATTTTGGGATGGAGTGGGAACTTTACTGGGAGGTCAACTACCTTATTGGTTAACAAGTAAATACTTTTCTCAATATCAATTAACACTTTTTATTTCAGGCATATTCTGCACACTTATCGGTGTAATACGATATTTCATTAAATTTAAATATGAATCAACTGGAGGAAAGGATAAATTAACCAACGTATTTCCTAAAGCTCCAATGATCAAAATAGCAACTTTAGCATTTCTTGTTGGAGGTTCAGCAACTCTGGCAATGCGTTTTATCAATATAATTCTTCAATCGCATTGGGGATTTGATACGTCTATGATGAGTTATTTAATTTTTATAGAAAAAATTGTTAGCTTTATAGGAGCGGCATTAGCTCCTATAATTGCAAATTATTTCAGTAATGAAAGAGCAGGTTCATATGCGATGTTGTTATCAGTACCATTACTAGTTTGTGCAGGCATAACTAACGAACCAATGTTATTTATGTTCTTATACTTATTCAGGCAAGGATTACATTACTGTCAAATGCCATATCTTGATATTCTTTCTGTATCAACTGTTAGTTATCAAGACAGGTCTGTAATGTCAAGCTACAGAGAAATTGGGTTCTATTTAGGAAGTGCAGTATTAGCTAAAGTATATGGAGGTTTATTAGAAAGCTCGAATTTTGTTGCAGCTTTTATATTGTCAGGAGTTTTAGCACTACTTTCAGGTCTTGTCTATTTAAGATTTAGCCCAAGCAAAAGTTCAGTTGAATTTTAA
- a CDS encoding ATP-grasp domain-containing protein, which translates to MMKLLMIGSGSQVYREYSISSIAKKYSILLIQQDEPTWQKSYVHDFALANMMDEKEVIEAAKYLQTKHKIDGILTYEEPSIELTALVARELNLKYISVNSAKSCRDKYLMREAFNKLNISSCSSYIVNSEEEAIFYANKISFPIVLKPAKMASSIGVVKVETEKDLHESYRIATSATNPRFSKKQVILLEEYLDGPEYSVESVVTEGHVSIVAITRKEIGFYPYFEEIGHQVSQSEFLEQKQLIEELVINAHHALEVDMGVTHTEVRLTKKGPRLIELGARLGGDLIPYLVYLSTGIDLSLAAADIAVGVEPNLIPTRNKASLIRFIYPNNDVRVKKVSVDPIVFTWDGVQQVSWEVKTGDLLLLPPKEFSMRLGFIITTAENIKSCIEINERVYNDLMIEVENL; encoded by the coding sequence ATGATGAAGTTATTGATGATAGGAAGTGGTTCACAAGTTTATCGAGAATATTCAATTTCCTCAATAGCCAAAAAATATTCAATTTTATTAATACAACAAGATGAGCCAACATGGCAAAAATCTTATGTGCATGACTTTGCTTTAGCAAACATGATGGATGAGAAAGAAGTGATTGAAGCAGCCAAATATCTTCAAACGAAACATAAGATAGATGGAATCTTAACTTATGAAGAACCTTCAATTGAACTTACTGCCTTAGTGGCAAGAGAATTAAACCTAAAATATATAAGTGTAAATTCGGCTAAATCTTGTCGTGATAAATATTTAATGCGGGAAGCCTTCAATAAATTAAATATTTCTTCATGTAGTAGCTATATAGTTAACTCAGAAGAAGAAGCTATTTTTTATGCAAATAAAATTAGTTTTCCAATTGTTTTAAAACCTGCAAAAATGGCTAGCAGTATAGGTGTTGTCAAAGTAGAGACTGAAAAAGATTTGCATGAATCATATAGAATTGCCACTTCTGCAACCAATCCTAGATTTTCAAAGAAGCAAGTAATTTTATTAGAAGAATATTTAGATGGTCCAGAGTATAGTGTGGAAAGTGTAGTTACTGAAGGTCATGTATCTATTGTTGCAATTACGCGAAAAGAAATCGGATTTTATCCATATTTTGAGGAAATTGGACACCAAGTTTCTCAAAGTGAATTTCTTGAACAGAAACAGCTTATTGAAGAACTAGTTATTAACGCACACCATGCATTAGAAGTAGATATGGGTGTTACCCATACTGAAGTACGACTAACTAAGAAAGGACCACGATTAATAGAGTTAGGTGCAAGGCTTGGAGGTGATTTAATACCTTATTTAGTTTATCTTTCTACTGGGATTGATCTCTCATTAGCTGCCGCAGATATAGCAGTTGGAGTGGAACCAAATCTAATCCCGACAAGGAATAAAGCATCTTTAATAAGATTTATTTATCCCAACAATGATGTACGTGTTAAAAAAGTATCAGTTGACCCCATTGTATTTACATGGGACGGCGTACAGCAAGTAAGTTGGGAAGTTAAAACTGGAGATTTACTTTTACTCCCACCCAAAGAGTTTTCAATGCGTTTAGGCTTTATAATAACTACTGCAGAAAATATTAAAAGTTGTATAGAAATAAATGAAAGAGTTTATAATGATTTAATGATCGAGGTTGAAAACTTATAA
- a CDS encoding GUN4 domain-containing protein: MIKNWALVIGINQYDFLQPLKYAERDAQLMRDFLLHEAGFEQVFLFSDNSFTHGRTVNRPYRANLLQFLQQLSETPFLELGDNFWFFFSGHGILHANLDYLMPSDGNPEDIENTAISINYIIECLRRSGTNNIVLILDACHQQNKQNEEEIGRQTQKIANQTGIVSIFSCSPDEYSYEIEKLQTGAFTYALLEGLGTQGQCATVGRLNQYLSFRVPQLVSQYHNSKQTPYTNAENINKSSLIIRSKYANLHEINTLKIDAFQAEVSGNLELAEQLWMQLNAAASAPNTDKIQAIQRIAHLKAANLDSKSNFIPQFVYLQKNGEVSSPYLIQQGLSKKGLLGKGLCSQSEIQQNSSIPILNKDLENFKNQLIHSDYIDRSTKFYSEGGISYKRLRDFLVAGNWKEADWETLAIMLKVARREKEGWLNIESINKFPCIELCTIDLLWLKYSNGRFGFSVQQHIWESVADQPDGDYETWCKFCDRISWRVNDDWLFYSDLNFNINAPEGHLPAASIVYTLTSRRGWVVGLFSCVVGFSALVSKLVKCSL, encoded by the coding sequence ATGATAAAAAACTGGGCATTGGTGATTGGTATCAATCAGTACGATTTTCTACAACCGCTCAAATACGCCGAGCGAGATGCACAATTAATGCGGGATTTCCTCCTTCATGAGGCTGGTTTTGAGCAGGTCTTTTTATTCTCCGATAATTCATTTACACACGGTAGAACTGTAAATCGTCCTTACCGTGCTAACTTGCTACAATTTTTGCAACAATTATCTGAAACCCCCTTTTTAGAACTAGGAGATAATTTTTGGTTTTTTTTCAGTGGTCATGGAATATTACACGCCAATCTTGATTATCTCATGCCCTCTGATGGTAATCCAGAAGATATTGAAAACACAGCAATTTCTATTAATTATATTATCGAATGCTTGCGCCGTAGCGGAACTAATAATATTGTCCTTATTTTAGATGCTTGCCACCAGCAAAACAAGCAAAATGAAGAAGAAATTGGCCGACAAACACAAAAAATAGCAAATCAAACCGGAATAGTCAGCATTTTTTCCTGTAGCCCTGATGAATACTCTTATGAAATTGAAAAATTACAAACAGGTGCCTTTACCTATGCTCTATTAGAAGGTTTAGGTACTCAAGGTCAATGCGCTACAGTTGGGCGGTTGAACCAGTATCTCAGTTTTCGGGTCCCACAACTTGTTAGCCAATATCACAATTCTAAGCAAACACCTTATACTAATGCTGAAAATATAAATAAATCGAGTTTAATTATTAGATCAAAATACGCAAATTTACATGAGATTAATACTCTGAAAATCGATGCTTTCCAAGCTGAAGTTAGCGGTAATCTTGAACTGGCAGAGCAACTTTGGATGCAGTTGAATGCAGCAGCTTCTGCTCCAAATACAGATAAAATCCAGGCAATCCAAAGAATTGCTCATCTTAAAGCAGCAAATTTGGATTCTAAATCAAACTTCATCCCCCAATTTGTTTATTTGCAAAAAAATGGGGAAGTTAGTTCTCCTTATTTGATACAACAAGGGCTAAGTAAAAAAGGTTTGCTGGGTAAAGGGCTATGTTCTCAGTCTGAAATCCAACAAAACTCTAGTATTCCCATACTCAATAAAGATTTAGAAAATTTTAAGAATCAACTGATACACAGTGATTATATTGATCGATCTACTAAGTTTTATTCAGAAGGGGGAATAAGTTACAAGCGGTTGCGCGATTTCTTAGTAGCTGGCAATTGGAAAGAAGCAGATTGGGAAACTCTTGCCATAATGTTAAAAGTTGCAAGACGAGAAAAAGAAGGCTGGCTAAATATTGAATCTATCAATAAATTTCCCTGTATTGAGCTTTGCACCATCGACCTGCTTTGGCTGAAGTACAGCAATGGGCGTTTCGGCTTTAGTGTGCAACAGCACATTTGGGAAAGCGTAGCCGATCAACCTGATGGTGATTATGAAACATGGTGCAAGTTTTGCGATCGCATCAGTTGGCGTGTGAATGACGATTGGTTATTCTACTCGGATCTGAACTTTAACATAAATGCCCCAGAAGGGCATTTACCAGCTGCTAGTATAGTTTATACGTTGACATCACGCAGGGGTTGGGTAGTAGGTTTGTTTTCTTGTGTTGTGGGGTTCTCTGCTTTGGTGTCCAAACTGGTTAAATGTAGCCTTTAA
- a CDS encoding element excision factor XisI family protein: protein MRCGWDGKKRVQHIILYLQIQNGKIWVEEDAED from the coding sequence CTGCGTTGTGGTTGGGATGGTAAAAAACGAGTACAACACATTATCTTATACCTCCAGATTCAAAACGGTAAAATCTGGGTGGAAGAAGACGCAGAAGATTAG